From a region of the Globicephala melas chromosome 19, mGloMel1.2, whole genome shotgun sequence genome:
- the SLC22A31 gene encoding LOW QUALITY PROTEIN: putative solute carrier family 22 member 31 (The sequence of the model RefSeq protein was modified relative to this genomic sequence to represent the inferred CDS: inserted 3 bases in 2 codons): MAPPPARSRPHPIRPAPRPRPRPAACFAFQGSTQPIPPLSGPAPPAAGVQSPGTELEARVLRAAGGFGRSRCLLAAASWLPCVALGLALGSELLLTALPANHCGPDPALAPGPCLPLSYPEPAPRVRPNGTRSCTRGWRYALPAAGLLRSPVTQVFCTCPSGCKVPLEQVDYLLGWLLGCVLLGPGCDRFGRRAVFVGSXVLATGLGASKALATGFAALLVLQLLRGGASAGASLAFYVAHEYRAELPGHGTPAAVLGVSSPVPRVSLLAAGHRAAGPSQEDLAALCGSQWCGHQRQLRGGELPGYGRTCCVQGAPAPTPLGPGTLAYPRRLEKRTHPGLQFADRRGIRASFLRNLATRDPAFCWPYFLEASLEAAAVVFQLLTADLWGRRPVLLLGTLVLGLAPLLLLAGAQYLPGWTLLPVSVLGLLASQAVSALSSLFSAKVFPTSCRGAGLGLVLGAGFLGQAAAPLSDTRXQRAFFLQHVAFPSLAVLALLRVLLLPESRGRALPPSLQDADRPRRSPLLWGHPRQDHLPLLPASLPRAGTQLVREG, encoded by the exons atggccccgcccccagcccgctCCAGGCCACACCCCATCCGTCCCGCCCCTCGGCCCAGGCCCCGCCCGGCGGCCTGCTTTGCCTTCCAGGGCTCCACCCAGCCGATACCGCCGCTCTCCG gccccgccccgccggcAGCCGGAGTGCAGAGCCCTGGGACGGAGCTGGAGGCGCGGGTGCTGCGCGCGGCGGGCGGCTTCGGCCGGTCCCGGTGCCTGCTGGCCGCCGCCTCGTGGCTGCCGTGCGTGGCGCTGGGGTTGGCGCTGGGCTCGGAGCTGCTGCTCACCGCGCTGCCCGCAAACCACTGCGGTCCGGACCCCGCGCTCGCCCCCGGCCCCTGCCTGCCGCTGAGCTACCCCGAGCCCGCGCCCCGCGTCCGCCCCAACGGCACGCGGTCCTGCACGCGCGGCTGGCGCTACGCGCTGCCCGCCGCCGGCCTGCTGCGCAGCCCGGTCACCCAGGTCTTCTGCACCTGCCCCTCCG GCTGCAAGGTGCCCCTGGAGCAGGTGGACTACCTCCTGGGCTGGTTGCTGGGCTGTGTCCTCCTGGGCCCAGGCTGTGACCG GTTTGGCCGCCGGGCTGTGTTTGTGGGCTC GGTGCTGGCCACGGGCCTGGGGGCCAGCAAGGCCCTGGCCACTGGCTTTGCCGCCCTACTGGTTTTGCAGCTGCTTCGTGGGGGGGCCTCAGCAGGAGCCTCCCTAGCCTTCTATGTGGCTCATGAGTACC GGGCTGAGCTCCCTGGCCACGGGACTCCTGCTGCTGTTTTGGGG GTCTCCAGCCCTGTTCCCCGAGTCTCCCTGCTGGCTGCTGGCCACAGGGCAGCCGGCCCGAGCCAGGAAGATCTTGCGGCGCTTTGCGGAAGCCAGTGGTGTGGACACCAAAGACAGCTCAGAGGAGGAGAGCTCCCTGGCTACGG CCGGACGTGCTGTGTGCAGGGAGCCCCAGCCCCGACACCACTCGGTCCTGGAACTCTGGCATACCCGCGTCGCCTGGAGAAACGGACTCATCCTGGGCTTCAGTTC GCTGATCGGCGGGGTATCAGAGCCAGCTTCCTGCGCAACCTGGCCACGCGTGACCCCGCCTTCTGTTGGCCCTACTTCCTGGAGGCCAGCCTGGAGGCAGCGGCCGTGGTCTTCCAGCTCCTGACAGCAGATCTCTGGGGGCGCCGCCCAGTCCTGCTGCTGGGCACCTTGGTCCTGGGCCTGGCACCCCTGCTGCTCCTTGCAGGGGCCCAGT acCTGCCTGGCTGGACGCTGCTGCCCGTCTCTGTCCTGGGGCTCCTGGCCTCCCAGGCAGTGTCCGCCCTCAGCAGCCTCTTTTCAGCCAAGGTCTTCCCCA CCTCTTGCCGGGGCGCCGGGCTGGGCCTGGTGCTGGGAGCTGGGTTCCTGGGCCAGGCGGCCGCCCCGCTCAGCGACACGC AGCAGCGTGCCTTCTTTCTGCAACACGTGGCCTTCCCGTCCTTGGCCGTCCTCGCCCTGCTGCGCGTCCTGCTGCTGCCCGAGAGCCGTGGCCGCGCACTGCCCCCGTCGCTGCAGGACGCCGACCGCCCGCGCCGCTCCCCGCTCCTCTGGGGCCACCCCCGCCAGGACCACCTGCCCCTgctgccagcctccctccccagggccGGGACACAGCTGGTCCGGGAGGGGTGA